Proteins encoded within one genomic window of Pedobacter africanus:
- a CDS encoding SusD/RagB family nutrient-binding outer membrane lipoprotein codes for MMKAHYIKKTLGTLLAATVMLSCTKNFEDLNTDKTKISTVDNATLEYIFSAAQYRGCFGPNTTNSGATPFQRFANRYSDAQAQYFSNTSQSAESDRNVMVGNWLNDGWNHFYSNANAQLSVVMEQTEAGGPLQDPIKHAIAKVWKVFMFMPVTDNWGAIPYSQAGNGNTEVLYDSQEDIYKDFFKILKEANTTLSAYTGTTRYFEKGDLIYGGDVKKWTKFCNSLWLRAAMRVSKKDPALGRLQAEAAITATGGMITTNADNALMKVSTTTPHLTASISSFNEFRMSAAMESVLKGYNDPRLQKFFDPASGGVYKGIRNGLSQVQIGLAQNNVANNSNINSSFGFANRGVAPWTLFTAAETFFLMAEAKLNNWTVGTGTAQNYYQQGIDVSMAQWGVTDATVIGNYKTGTSTPAALGDIYNTPAMTNIPVAFGSTEAVQREQIGTQKWLALYPYGLEAWAEVRRTGFPKLYPRLNSDNTDAPAGDPGAVKRLTYPPIEASANAGGLASGISKLGGPDKVTTKLWWNP; via the coding sequence ATGATGAAAGCACATTATATAAAAAAGACATTAGGTACCTTACTGGCGGCAACAGTAATGCTGTCATGCACCAAAAATTTTGAAGACCTGAATACAGATAAAACCAAAATTTCGACAGTCGATAATGCCACACTGGAGTATATCTTTTCTGCAGCACAATACCGGGGCTGTTTTGGACCGAATACCACCAATTCCGGTGCCACCCCCTTTCAGCGTTTCGCAAACCGCTATTCGGATGCACAGGCCCAATATTTTTCCAATACGTCGCAATCTGCCGAGTCGGACAGGAACGTGATGGTGGGCAACTGGCTTAACGATGGCTGGAACCATTTTTACAGCAATGCAAACGCACAGCTTAGCGTAGTGATGGAACAAACCGAAGCGGGCGGTCCCTTGCAGGATCCTATAAAACACGCCATCGCCAAGGTATGGAAGGTATTTATGTTTATGCCGGTAACCGACAACTGGGGCGCCATTCCCTATTCGCAGGCCGGCAATGGCAATACTGAAGTATTGTACGACAGCCAGGAAGACATCTATAAAGATTTCTTTAAAATACTGAAAGAAGCCAATACCACTTTATCTGCCTATACCGGTACCACCCGTTATTTTGAAAAAGGGGACCTGATTTATGGTGGTGATGTAAAGAAATGGACAAAATTCTGTAACTCCCTCTGGTTAAGGGCTGCCATGCGGGTGTCTAAAAAAGATCCTGCGCTGGGCCGCCTGCAGGCCGAAGCGGCCATTACCGCCACAGGTGGTATGATTACGACCAATGCCGACAATGCACTGATGAAAGTGAGTACTACCACCCCGCACCTTACGGCATCTATATCTTCTTTTAATGAGTTCCGCATGAGTGCAGCTATGGAAAGCGTATTAAAAGGCTATAACGACCCTCGTTTGCAGAAGTTTTTTGACCCTGCCAGTGGCGGTGTGTACAAAGGCATCCGCAACGGCTTATCGCAGGTGCAGATTGGCCTCGCCCAAAACAACGTAGCCAACAACAGCAACATCAATTCTTCATTTGGCTTTGCCAACCGCGGTGTAGCCCCCTGGACGCTTTTTACCGCGGCAGAAACCTTCTTTTTGATGGCCGAAGCCAAACTGAACAACTGGACCGTGGGCACAGGTACGGCGCAAAATTATTATCAGCAGGGTATTGACGTGTCTATGGCACAATGGGGTGTAACAGATGCTACGGTGATCGGGAATTACAAAACCGGAACCAGCACACCTGCAGCCCTGGGCGATATTTACAATACACCGGCCATGACTAACATTCCTGTTGCCTTTGGCAGCACAGAAGCCGTACAGAGAGAGCAAATAGGTACCCAGAAATGGCTGGCACTTTATCCCTACGGACTGGAAGCCTGGGCCGAAGTCAGAAGAACGGGCTTCCCTAAATTGTATCCCCGTTTAAATTCTGACAATACCGATGCTCCTGCCGGTGATCCGGGAGCAGTAAAGAGATTAACCTACCCTCCTATTGAAGCCTCTGCAAATGCCGGTGGACTGGCATCGGGCATCAGCAAGCTGGGCGGTCCGGATAAAGTCACTACCAAACTGTGGTGGAACCCTTAA
- a CDS encoding sulfatase, translating to MILRTPLISFLILAVSGLSSFAQKPDKPNVLFIAIDDLKPLLGCYGDGLAKTPNIDRLARMGTVFKSNYCQQAVCGPTRASIMTGMRPDVTKVWDLKTKMRDVNPDILTIPQYFASQGYSTQAIGKIYDPRCVDEDLDKPSWTVPHYKTDKSYYAASTGQPVLNYYQAKDTKALVEKQRRAAGEKTLTDQMLLATIRPSMECVDVPDHAYIDGANSLQAKDILAALEKKNKPFFFAIGLAKPHLPFNAPKKYWDLYERDKMPVAAFQEQSKNAVDVAYQNSGELRAYSDIPALLAFTDQKSYGITLPVERQKELIHGYYAAVSYADAQIGIVLNALDSLGLSKNTIIVLWGDHGWHLGDHNLWCKHSNFEEATRSPLIFSAPHIKASATKSLSEFVDIFPTLCELSGIPVPAHLEGKSLVPLMKNPSASVKEFALSQYPRSANAIETQRMTDATAKIMGYSMRTKRYRYTIWVENFRTDKPFKASAVVGQELYDYVQDPLEKVNVLNDKKYAQTARQLKAEMIRYFKSKEKH from the coding sequence ATGATCCTAAGAACTCCGCTCATCTCTTTTTTAATTCTGGCTGTATCCGGACTTTCAAGCTTTGCCCAAAAGCCTGATAAACCTAATGTTTTGTTTATTGCTATAGACGACCTGAAGCCGCTTTTGGGTTGTTATGGTGATGGGCTGGCTAAAACGCCCAATATAGACCGTCTGGCCAGAATGGGTACGGTTTTCAAAAGCAATTACTGCCAACAGGCGGTTTGCGGCCCAACCAGGGCCAGCATCATGACCGGAATGCGGCCTGACGTGACCAAAGTATGGGATTTAAAAACGAAGATGCGGGACGTGAATCCGGATATTCTGACCATCCCGCAATATTTTGCCAGCCAGGGTTATTCTACCCAGGCTATCGGCAAAATTTACGATCCGAGATGTGTGGATGAAGACCTGGATAAACCCAGCTGGACTGTTCCGCATTATAAAACAGACAAAAGTTATTATGCGGCTTCTACTGGGCAACCTGTTCTAAATTATTACCAGGCAAAAGATACGAAAGCACTGGTGGAAAAACAGAGGAGAGCAGCTGGCGAAAAGACCTTGACCGATCAGATGCTGCTGGCTACCATACGGCCTTCAATGGAATGTGTAGATGTACCTGATCATGCCTATATCGATGGGGCCAATTCGCTTCAGGCAAAGGACATTTTGGCTGCGCTTGAAAAGAAAAACAAGCCCTTCTTTTTCGCAATAGGTCTGGCCAAACCGCATTTGCCTTTTAATGCGCCTAAAAAATACTGGGACCTTTATGAACGGGACAAGATGCCGGTAGCTGCGTTTCAGGAGCAATCAAAAAATGCAGTGGATGTGGCTTATCAGAATTCGGGAGAACTGCGTGCTTACTCCGATATTCCGGCCTTACTGGCCTTTACCGATCAGAAAAGCTATGGAATAACATTGCCTGTAGAGCGGCAAAAGGAACTGATACATGGATACTATGCTGCTGTTTCCTATGCCGATGCACAGATTGGTATAGTGCTGAATGCCCTGGACTCACTCGGCTTAAGTAAAAATACAATCATAGTGCTTTGGGGTGACCACGGTTGGCATCTGGGCGATCATAACCTATGGTGCAAACACTCCAATTTTGAAGAAGCCACACGCAGCCCGCTGATCTTTTCAGCACCTCATATTAAAGCTTCTGCCACCAAATCCCTTTCAGAATTTGTAGATATTTTTCCTACGCTTTGTGAACTGAGCGGTATTCCGGTTCCTGCTCACCTGGAAGGTAAAAGCCTGGTACCGCTGATGAAGAACCCGAGTGCTTCGGTAAAGGAGTTTGCGTTAAGTCAGTACCCGCGAAGTGCCAATGCAATTGAAACACAACGCATGACAGACGCTACAGCTAAGATTATGGGTTATTCCATGCGTACAAAAAGATACCGTTATACCATCTGGGTAGAAAATTTCAGGACTGACAAGCCCTTTAAAGCATCTGCTGTTGTAGGCCAGGAACTGTATGATTATGTGCAAGACCCGCTGGAAAAGGTTAATGTGCTAAATGATAAAAAATATGCACAGACGGCCAGGCAGTTGAAAGCTGAAATGATCCGGTATTTTAAAAGTAAGGAAAAGCATTGA
- a CDS encoding 3-keto-disaccharide hydrolase — protein sequence MRKNFLALGIGCLLMTGTAPALQASENSTPVNIHTAAEAKELIGRWDLTVDVNGKPVPSWLEVKLSGFKTLVGYFVAMSGSARPVAEVKFDNGKFRFEIPPQWESGSQNMIIEGELTTTGMQGSMTDCDGKKYSWKGVKAPYLKRTAAPVWGKPVSLFNGKDLKGWKASGENQWVVKNGILTSPKAGSNLITEQKFNDFKLHVEFKYGKGGNSGVYLRGRYETQIEDSKKDAHPNSVLFGGIYGFLTANEMVTLGPDQWQTYDITLVGRMVTVVANGKTIISNQEIPGITGGALDSNEGEPGPIYLQGDHQPIEFRKIVITPAK from the coding sequence ATGCGTAAAAACTTCCTTGCCCTGGGCATAGGCTGTTTATTGATGACTGGTACAGCTCCGGCCTTGCAGGCATCTGAAAATTCTACACCGGTTAACATCCATACGGCTGCAGAGGCTAAAGAGTTGATCGGGCGCTGGGACCTTACCGTTGATGTTAATGGTAAACCGGTACCTTCATGGCTGGAGGTAAAACTTTCAGGCTTTAAAACCCTGGTCGGTTATTTTGTAGCAATGTCGGGCAGCGCAAGGCCTGTAGCAGAAGTAAAGTTCGACAATGGTAAGTTCAGATTTGAGATTCCGCCGCAATGGGAAAGCGGAAGCCAGAACATGATCATAGAAGGGGAGCTCACCACTACAGGTATGCAGGGTAGCATGACCGATTGCGATGGAAAAAAATATAGCTGGAAAGGTGTTAAAGCACCTTATTTAAAGAGAACAGCAGCCCCGGTATGGGGTAAGCCTGTTAGCCTGTTTAATGGCAAAGACCTTAAAGGCTGGAAAGCCAGTGGCGAAAACCAGTGGGTAGTGAAAAATGGCATATTAACGAGTCCGAAAGCAGGTTCAAACCTGATCACCGAACAAAAGTTCAATGATTTTAAACTGCATGTTGAATTTAAATATGGCAAGGGTGGCAATAGCGGTGTGTATTTGAGGGGGCGTTACGAAACGCAAATAGAAGACAGTAAAAAAGATGCGCATCCAAACAGTGTATTGTTTGGCGGTATTTACGGTTTTTTGACGGCCAATGAAATGGTGACCCTGGGGCCTGATCAGTGGCAAACTTATGACATCACCCTGGTTGGCCGTATGGTAACCGTAGTGGCAAATGGAAAAACAATCATCAGCAACCAGGAAATCCCGGGCATTACCGGCGGGGCGCTGGACAGCAATGAAGGCGAACCAGGACCAATTTATCTGCAGGGAGACCACCAACCCATTGAGTTCAGAAAAATTGTGATCACTCCGGCTAAGTAA
- a CDS encoding FG-GAP-like repeat-containing protein, translated as MKKTNLGRYGLKKSILTLTAALCFAGCKQAEMNKPEDDAKGRPPQALSNAALLAGEGPFKVLSFNVRHDDAGDPQSLDQRKGNIRQIIVDNNPDVFGVQEFSDDFFETWFRGQMSALGYGEYYSTAITTTPKAIFYKTSRFTLERSGTVRLGASPIINTATWVVLLDNTTSNKYFISNSHWQFDSQPTRIANANALVDMVNQYNTDNLPVIVFGDFNAQPGTTEIGNLKSGLDVVDALGDSTGDYTFHGWDATGNSKLDWIMSDRSMAFTSSSVITTSYGGYWPSDHWPIIATYVPGIFGGPHTDANGKSASASTNFYFADVNGDGKQDKIYWNPTYDSGRPQVFLSNGNGTFASPAVVHAAGASTLSTTRYHYADVNGDGKADQILWNPTLNSGHTRVYLATTGGNFSATVVDNPEGTSAGTTTVYNFADVNGDGKADKIYWNATFDSGKTRVYLATSGGNFSGSVVNGSEGASTTAGTIFYYADVNGDGKVDKILWHPTLNSGKTMVYLSDGDGTFTASSTFSNSGATSVSASTVFYFADINGDGRADKVYWRPDLYLGKIKAYFATTGNAFGGPIYSLRGTSQSANTNFYFADISGDGKADQIRWNYAEYTGELRNYFAK; from the coding sequence ATGAAGAAAACAAACTTAGGCCGTTATGGCCTGAAAAAGTCAATCCTGACTTTAACTGCTGCGCTCTGTTTTGCAGGATGCAAGCAGGCCGAAATGAACAAACCGGAAGATGACGCCAAGGGCAGGCCTCCTCAAGCCCTGTCAAATGCCGCATTGCTGGCCGGTGAAGGCCCTTTCAAAGTCCTTTCCTTTAATGTAAGGCACGACGATGCCGGTGACCCTCAATCACTCGACCAGCGCAAAGGAAACATCCGCCAGATCATCGTTGACAATAACCCGGATGTTTTTGGTGTGCAGGAATTTTCTGACGATTTCTTTGAAACCTGGTTCAGGGGACAAATGTCGGCATTGGGTTATGGAGAATATTACAGCACCGCCATCACCACCACCCCTAAAGCCATCTTTTATAAAACATCCAGGTTTACACTAGAAAGGAGCGGTACGGTAAGGCTTGGCGCCTCCCCCATTATCAATACAGCCACATGGGTAGTATTGCTCGACAATACCACCTCCAACAAATATTTCATCAGCAACAGCCACTGGCAGTTCGACTCACAGCCTACGCGGATTGCCAACGCCAATGCATTGGTTGATATGGTGAACCAATACAATACCGACAACCTGCCGGTAATTGTGTTTGGTGATTTTAATGCCCAGCCGGGCACAACCGAAATCGGAAATCTTAAAAGCGGTCTTGACGTAGTAGATGCGCTGGGCGACAGTACCGGCGACTATACTTTCCATGGCTGGGATGCTACCGGCAATTCAAAGCTCGACTGGATCATGAGTGACAGGAGTATGGCCTTTACGTCTTCCAGTGTAATTACCACCAGCTATGGGGGTTACTGGCCTTCGGACCACTGGCCAATCATTGCCACCTATGTACCTGGTATATTTGGCGGTCCGCATACCGATGCCAATGGTAAAAGCGCCAGCGCCAGTACAAACTTTTACTTTGCCGACGTAAATGGCGATGGTAAACAGGATAAAATATACTGGAACCCCACCTACGATAGCGGCAGACCACAGGTATTCCTGTCTAACGGTAATGGCACCTTTGCCTCACCGGCTGTGGTGCATGCCGCCGGCGCATCAACGCTCAGCACAACGCGTTACCACTATGCCGATGTAAATGGCGATGGAAAAGCCGATCAGATTTTATGGAACCCAACCTTAAACTCCGGACATACGCGTGTATATCTGGCTACAACCGGCGGCAACTTCAGTGCAACCGTTGTAGATAACCCCGAAGGAACAAGCGCAGGCACAACAACTGTTTATAATTTTGCAGACGTAAACGGAGATGGAAAAGCCGACAAAATATACTGGAACGCAACGTTCGATTCCGGAAAAACCCGGGTTTACCTGGCTACCTCTGGCGGGAACTTCAGCGGTTCGGTAGTAAATGGCTCCGAAGGTGCCAGTACTACTGCGGGAACTATTTTCTACTATGCTGATGTAAACGGTGATGGAAAGGTAGACAAAATACTATGGCACCCTACACTGAATTCTGGTAAAACCATGGTTTATCTGTCGGATGGTGACGGCACCTTTACCGCTTCCTCCACATTCAGCAACTCCGGTGCTACCAGCGTTTCGGCATCAACTGTATTCTATTTTGCCGACATCAATGGTGACGGCAGGGCTGATAAGGTTTACTGGAGGCCAGACCTCTACTTAGGTAAAATAAAAGCTTATTTTGCAACTACAGGAAATGCTTTTGGCGGCCCCATCTATTCCTTAAGGGGTACCTCGCAAAGCGCAAATACCAATTTCTATTTTGCAGATATTAGCGGTGATGGGAAAGCAGACCAGATCCGCTGGAATTATGCAGAGTATACCGGCGAATTGAGAAACTACTTCGCCAAATAA
- a CDS encoding Crp/Fnr family transcriptional regulator has translation MRNELPFIGLLLEAIKTFGTDKSFARGDFILKQGEVEKNLYYVASGAIRVFLLSEHEEQTIRFGYTGSVINSLPSYISGKPSDFYIEAIRKTTLKVISKEEVLKLAQQDEARLKAYLGLMETVIVQQMEREIDLLTLSPTERLNRVLQRSPDLFQHIPLKYIASYLRMAPETLSRIRNS, from the coding sequence ATGCGTAATGAACTTCCTTTTATCGGTCTGCTTTTAGAGGCGATAAAAACTTTCGGAACCGACAAATCATTTGCCAGGGGGGATTTTATTTTGAAACAGGGAGAAGTTGAAAAAAACCTTTATTATGTGGCATCCGGTGCCATCAGGGTTTTTCTGTTATCAGAGCATGAAGAACAAACCATCAGGTTTGGCTATACGGGCTCAGTGATCAATTCATTGCCCTCCTACATTAGCGGCAAGCCTTCTGATTTTTATATAGAGGCCATCCGTAAAACTACACTCAAAGTAATTTCGAAGGAGGAAGTCTTAAAGCTGGCCCAACAGGATGAAGCCCGCCTGAAAGCTTACCTCGGTTTAATGGAAACCGTCATCGTCCAACAAATGGAGCGGGAGATTGACCTGCTTACACTATCGCCTACAGAGCGACTGAACAGGGTTTTACAACGCAGTCCGGATCTTTTCCAGCACATCCCTTTGAAGTACATCGCCTCCTATTTAAGGATGGCACCCGAGACCCTAAGCCGGATCCGAAATTCTTGA
- a CDS encoding DinB family protein, whose amino-acid sequence MKAENQALITTLLSITEKSISEAVYLKTLSSEQLNFKNHHHQWNALQCLEHLNLYGDFYLPKIEAQILTQKPVSGKLSFKAGMLGNYFANMIQVKGNKVKKYKAMKHMTAQGGLLDTLTIERFLKQQELLKALLKQCLYIDLNKSKVETALSRFIKLNMGDTLRFMVYHTERHMLQALNMVN is encoded by the coding sequence ATGAAAGCAGAAAACCAAGCGCTGATAACAACATTGTTAAGCATCACAGAAAAATCAATCTCGGAGGCCGTCTATCTTAAAACATTGAGCAGCGAACAGCTGAATTTCAAAAACCATCATCACCAATGGAATGCACTTCAATGCCTGGAACATTTAAACCTGTATGGAGACTTTTATCTGCCCAAAATCGAAGCTCAGATTCTGACGCAAAAACCAGTTAGCGGCAAACTCAGCTTTAAAGCTGGAATGCTGGGCAACTATTTCGCCAATATGATACAGGTCAAAGGTAATAAGGTTAAAAAATACAAGGCCATGAAGCATATGACAGCCCAAGGCGGACTGCTGGATACCCTTACAATTGAACGCTTTTTGAAACAGCAGGAATTGTTGAAAGCTTTGCTAAAACAATGCCTCTACATTGACTTGAATAAGTCAAAAGTTGAAACTGCATTGAGCCGGTTCATTAAACTGAATATGGGCGATACACTCCGTTTTATGGTATACCATACCGAACGTCATATGCTTCAGGCCTTAAATATGGTCAATTAA
- a CDS encoding TlpA disulfide reductase family protein, which produces MKSIKMGATLVLLLLSILTNAAVLQQGYHISGIFTGLQDGTVLELIPAGTHDDEKAVANAVVKAGKFSFKGAVEGPRLFRISVKGNFGGCQLMVNNTNISVTAKAALVEQNGAKFLDLKGLKITGSPVHEEYLKKVVYREMLNRDYEAYHKSGEDIVNQISAAKNAKDSVKVSELMKSPAYLQFAAEEKAFFDKVAKTSTDLITANKDSWWGAFLMLNAYSYFTPEQKPLFESLSATAKNSYYGRKIKDELFPKGFLNQKAPVFEAVSSAKKDAALGQLIKGHKYTLVDFWASWCAPCRKSIPALKALYEEMNSKGLQIVSISIDKKESDWLKAEQEENLKWPSFLDKGATAAAWKIRAIPAMFLLDEKGVVVAENLNLEQLKAKLKENI; this is translated from the coding sequence ATGAAATCAATTAAAATGGGCGCAACATTAGTATTGCTATTGTTGTCCATACTTACAAATGCTGCAGTTCTTCAACAGGGATACCACATCAGTGGAATATTTACCGGTCTGCAGGACGGTACCGTACTGGAACTGATCCCGGCTGGTACACATGATGATGAAAAAGCGGTGGCCAATGCAGTTGTTAAAGCCGGTAAATTTAGTTTTAAAGGAGCGGTAGAAGGGCCCAGGTTGTTCCGTATTTCTGTAAAAGGTAATTTTGGTGGTTGTCAGTTAATGGTAAACAATACCAATATCTCGGTTACTGCAAAAGCAGCCCTGGTAGAACAGAATGGTGCTAAGTTTTTAGATCTGAAGGGGCTGAAAATTACCGGAAGCCCCGTTCATGAGGAATACCTGAAAAAAGTTGTTTACAGGGAAATGCTGAACCGGGATTACGAAGCCTATCATAAAAGCGGAGAGGACATTGTGAACCAGATTAGCGCGGCTAAGAACGCGAAAGATTCTGTAAAAGTGTCAGAGTTAATGAAATCTCCTGCTTATCTGCAGTTCGCAGCCGAAGAAAAAGCATTTTTTGATAAGGTAGCCAAAACCTCTACAGATCTGATTACGGCCAATAAAGATTCCTGGTGGGGGGCTTTCCTGATGCTGAATGCTTACAGTTATTTTACACCTGAGCAGAAACCGCTGTTTGAATCTTTATCTGCAACGGCCAAGAATAGCTACTATGGCCGGAAAATAAAAGACGAACTGTTTCCCAAAGGATTTTTAAACCAGAAAGCGCCGGTTTTTGAGGCTGTCAGCAGCGCAAAAAAAGATGCAGCGCTTGGCCAGCTGATAAAAGGCCATAAATATACACTTGTAGATTTCTGGGCTTCCTGGTGTGCGCCTTGCCGAAAGTCTATTCCAGCGCTGAAGGCTTTATACGAAGAAATGAATAGTAAAGGGTTGCAAATTGTAAGCATCTCTATTGATAAAAAGGAATCCGATTGGCTGAAAGCTGAACAGGAGGAAAATTTGAAATGGCCAAGTTTTCTGGACAAAGGTGCTACTGCCGCGGCCTGGAAAATCAGAGCTATTCCGGCCATGTTCCTGTTGGATGAAAAAGGCGTTGTAGTTGCAGAAAACCTGAACCTTGAGCAACTTAAAGCTAAATTAAAAGAAAACATATAA
- a CDS encoding RagB/SusD family nutrient uptake outer membrane protein, producing the protein MKTIFLNNLKMSILLLLLISFSGCKKFIDVIPPGKKIPKTFTDYEALMRDEYGNHRAVITQALLLQNDKFEASSTLNFYPLYTANYFWNESADRIAMNNADETTYYATYGAISTSNLLVEHAGEATEATQAQKDELIAQAKVLRALNYYILANYYADTYEEANAASKLSVPLILSADIGAAYTQVSIKDIYAFMLKDIDEAIPALQATSATVLHPNLGAAYALKARINLTMGRYQEALNAANEALKYNDKLFDWVQYYNTYKAQIEAPNVYTNAPSPMGHNYVENYYFRHGATHQPGREAAIRLDRATRFENGDARFKSRWKLRTVGADTYHTSITTGFYNIGGLTTTEVYLTKAECQARLNDVGGAMGTLNAVRVKRIFPANYVALSAANTADAVKLIQRTKANELIFSITVFADARRLNKDPQYASTLTKTENGNNYSLSPASHLWTMPFPYGAIKNPGNGTLKQNVDK; encoded by the coding sequence ATGAAGACAATATTTTTAAATAACCTGAAAATGTCAATTTTGCTGTTATTGCTCATCAGTTTCAGCGGCTGTAAAAAGTTTATAGATGTTATTCCTCCCGGGAAAAAAATCCCTAAAACTTTTACGGATTATGAGGCTTTGATGCGTGATGAATATGGTAACCACCGTGCAGTGATTACCCAGGCGCTATTGTTGCAGAACGATAAGTTTGAGGCCAGTTCAACCTTAAATTTTTACCCATTGTACACGGCAAACTATTTCTGGAATGAAAGCGCAGACCGGATAGCCATGAACAATGCAGATGAAACCACGTACTATGCCACTTATGGGGCCATTTCAACCAGCAACCTGCTTGTTGAGCATGCTGGCGAAGCTACTGAGGCCACACAGGCACAGAAAGATGAGCTGATTGCGCAGGCAAAGGTTTTAAGGGCACTGAATTACTACATTCTGGCCAACTATTATGCCGATACCTATGAAGAAGCAAATGCAGCCAGTAAACTATCTGTTCCGCTGATACTGAGTGCCGATATCGGTGCCGCATATACCCAGGTGAGCATTAAGGACATCTATGCATTTATGCTGAAAGACATCGATGAGGCCATCCCGGCCTTGCAGGCCACCAGCGCTACAGTATTGCACCCTAACCTTGGAGCGGCATATGCTTTGAAAGCGAGAATTAACCTAACCATGGGCAGGTACCAGGAGGCCTTGAATGCAGCTAATGAAGCTTTAAAGTACAACGATAAACTGTTTGATTGGGTCCAATACTACAATACGTATAAGGCACAGATAGAAGCACCTAACGTATATACCAACGCACCATCTCCAATGGGCCATAACTACGTAGAGAATTATTATTTCCGCCACGGAGCTACCCATCAGCCTGGTCGTGAGGCTGCAATCCGCTTAGACCGGGCAACGCGGTTCGAAAATGGGGATGCCCGTTTTAAATCGAGGTGGAAACTGAGGACTGTAGGTGCTGATACCTATCATACCAGCATCACAACAGGGTTTTACAATATTGGAGGTCTGACCACCACTGAAGTGTACCTGACCAAAGCAGAATGCCAGGCCCGTTTAAATGATGTAGGCGGAGCAATGGGTACACTTAATGCGGTACGTGTAAAACGCATATTCCCGGCAAATTATGTAGCACTTAGCGCTGCAAATACTGCCGATGCTGTAAAACTGATACAACGTACAAAGGCCAATGAGCTGATTTTTAGCATTACTGTCTTTGCCGATGCCCGCAGGCTCAATAAAGATCCGCAATATGCAAGCACATTGACCAAAACAGAGAATGGCAATAACTACAGTCTCTCGCCTGCATCGCACCTGTGGACCATGCCTTTCCCTTATGGCGCAATTAAAAATCCGGGTAACGGCACACTGAAACAAAACGTAGACAAATAA